In Paucidesulfovibrio gracilis DSM 16080, the genomic stretch CCTGACTTTGGTGGGTGGAGCAATACTCATCGGAGATTCATTCGTTGGCGAGACAAAGGTGTCTGGGAGAAATTGTTAGAAATTCTGATAGATGAACCCGATTATGAATGGCTAATGATTGATGCAAGTCATTGCAAAGTTCACCCACATGCCGCAGGAGCGAGAGGTGGAAACCAAGATATGAGCCGCACAAAAGGGGGCTCAACACAAAACTGCATTTGGCCGTGGATGCGCATGGTATGCCGCTCAGGATCATTGCTACAAAAGGTACAGCAGCAGATTGTTCTCAGGCAATCGCTTTGATTGAGGGATTCTCCGCGCAAAAGCTGCTTGCTGATCGCGGCTATGACTCCGATAAGATCGTCACACAGTCCATGCTACAGGGCATGGAGCCCGTGATACCTCCTCGAAGGCATCGTAAAAAGCCTCGGCATTACGATGCCGAGGCTTACAAAATAAGACATTTGGTTGAAAATGCTTTCCTTTATCTGAAGCAATGGCGCGGCGTTGCAACTCGCTACGCCAAGAATACAGCATCGTTTCTCGCCGCAGTTCATATCAGGTGCATCTTTTTGTGGGCTTCAATCTCGTGACTACACTCTCTAAGACCTTATCGGTCATGCCCACGCCGTTGTCGCCGACATGCAGCAGCACCCGCAGGCGACCTTTTCGCAACGAGGGAAGCGCCTCGGCCCGGACCGCCACCCTGCCGCCCACGGGCGTAAACTTCACGGCGTTGCCCACCAGATGCATCAACAATTGCCGCAGGCGGACTGCATCGCCCACCACGTTTTCGGCTATGTGTTCATCACAATGCACGTGAAAATGCAGCCTGCGATCCCGGGCCGTCGGCTCGTACAATTCCCGGATAGCCTCAAAAACTGTCCGAATTTGGAACGTCTTGTGCTCCACCGAAACCTTTCCGGCTTCAAGCAATGCCAAGTGCAGCACGTCCGCCAGCAGCTGCCCCAGTCGGCGCGTTGAACCGATCGCCTTTTCAACGTATTCTTCCTGATCCGCACTCATCCCCGTTGTTTGCAGCAATTGCAACATTCCTTGAATGCCGTTCAGCGGTGTACGGATTTCATGGCTCATATTGGCCAGAAACTCGCTTTTTGCTGCGCTGGCGGCTTCGGCCGCGTTTTTGGCGCGAATCAATTCTTTTTCTGACTTTTTCCCTTCCGTGATATTTTCCACCAACGAGAGCACGGACACCAACCGTCCCTGCGTATCGCGCAACGCCGAATTATACCAGCGGCAATGCAGTACGCTGCCATCCTTGGCATAATTCCTGTTCTCACTCATGGTCTGGGAAACGCCTCCATGCAAGAGGGACTGAATTCCCTTGCGCACCTCGTCCATGTCCTGCTCATGCGTAAAGAGCCAGTCCTCATTGCGCTTGCCGATCACCTCGGATTCCGTCCATCCGAAAATCGCCTCGGCACGGGGGGACCACCCCTTGACGCGGCCTTCACTGTCCCATTCGATGACGCCCAGCGGCGTGTTGTGCACATGAAAGGTCAGACGCTCCAACGCGTTCCGCAGTTGGGATTCCTGTTCCCGAAGCGCTTGCTCGGCACTTTTGAGCCGTTCGTAATCCTGCCGAATGGTCACGGTCTGCCGACGGACCGTGGCCCGCAGGGATTGCAGCAGCACCCAGAATAAAACGCCGCTGGCCACCACCAGCACGAACGCCGCCCACAAAAAATTCACCGTCTGCTCAGTGAGATGCACATACCCTGGTCCGCGGTACACCCATTCCCGAAACAGCTCTCTGTGCCGATCCTCAGGAATGTGGTCTACTGCCTTGGAAACAATGGAAAAAAGCATGTCATCGGTGCGCGACGTGGCCGCGGACAGGTAATTTATATACCCGCTGTCCCCGGAAAGGCGCAGGTTGGTCAAGGCCTGCTCCTCGATCAGATAGGAAGCGTAGGCCTGATTCACGATCATGGCTTCGTATTTCCCGGAAGCCACGGCCCGCAACCCGGCCAGATTGTCCTTCTCCCCTGCCACGGAGATTTCCGGATACCGCTGCTCCAGGTACTCGTTCACGGCATAGCCGCTTACTGTGCAGACGGTTTTGCCGCGAAGGTCGGCCATGGTCTGCACGTTTGAGGAATCTCTGACCACAATAATGTACGGAACCTTGAGAAACGGCTTGGTAAACTTGAGATGCTTGCGTCGCTCCGCGGTTTCCGCAATGCCGACCACCAGGAATCCGCCGTTTTCCCTGGAATAGACCATCATCTCTTCCCAGGTTTCAAACATGCGGAAACGGATGCTCACCCCGATATTGCTCTCAATCTCGCGGAAATAATCCACCAACAAACCGACATACCGGCCCTTGTCGTCCGTGTAGGCATTGGGCGGCGCCTGATATCCGGAGAGGATTTCCAGTTTATCCCCGTGCAGCCGCAGCCAGTCCCGCTCCTGCGCCGTGTAATCCGGGGCAGGATTTTGCACTCCCAGGAAGAGCACGTAAAGCAACCCCGCCAGCAACAGCGATAAGAGGAAAACGATGACCTTGATTCGCGGTACGATACGCGGCACGCGCCTCTCCCTTGCCGTTTCCTTTCATGTTCCCTTGGCGCAGAAAATTCCTGCTTTGGATATTCATAACATGAAAAGTAAACACTGTTCAACAAATGGAGGGACTTCTCATTGAAATTCGACACCGGGAGTGCTTGCCCCCGGTGCCGGTCGGTTCGGCGGGTCTGGCTATGGCTGTATCCAACAAAAGGAGCGCGGCAGAGCGAAAAGGGACCGAGGCGTAGCGTCCCTTGTCTCGGGATACGCTGTCCGCGACCCTTTTTCCTCACTCAAAAAGCAAGGCCTTTCCGGAGTGGATCTGTAGGTCGCGTACACACACTTCTCTGGCGGATTCACTTGATTCCGGCAGCACGAAACAGCTGTTCCACAACACGGCTTGATCATGGTCCAGAGGCACTTGGCTTTCCAGCGCATGGCGCATGTCCTCGGCCTGAAGGATGGTCAGGGGATGGACCTGCCATCCGGCCAGATGTCCACGGGGATGGGTATAGGCCAGGATGAAGATACCCGGCCCGGACGGCAGGCCCGCACTTTTCGGGTAAATGGAAAACCGGTATTCCTTGCCTGACGCGCCGATAAACGGCCATTCTTGTTGCTTGAACATCGGTGCCTGATAGCATTGCTCGTGCAAAACCCCAAGTGTCCCCCTCCCGAAGCCACGGCTCCACGCTGAAAACAAAACGTTCCAGGGGACGCGCTGATTTGCTGCGCATCACCTGGAACGTCCTGCATCACAGGGCTAATCGCCCATTCCGCCGGTTCTATGGGCCTGTTCCTCCGCCTTGCCCGCCGCCATGTCCGCCGCCGTGACCGGAGCCAGAACCACCCGGGCCGTCGCCGCCGGATCCGCCCCCGGGTTTGTTGGACGCTCCGGGACCGGACCCGTACCCGTCAAACGTGGCGCGAAACGCCTTGGGGGTCGTGGCCGAGGTATGAAAATCCGACCCGGAATACGTATCCCGGTCTCGCTGATTCATGCTCCGCGGCTGCCCGGCTCCCTGTTGTGCGTCCGCATCCAGGGACCGCCCTCTTTGCACCTCCTGCTGTTTGCCGAACAAATCCGTAAACTGCATGGGCCGGTTCACGGAGCCGTTGATATGCGAAATCGTTTGTCTTTGCACGTCCGGGGAGGGTTGATCCCACCCGGTTCCTGCGCTGCCTATGTTTCTATCCAATTGTGGACCGTAGGCCGGATTACCCGCGGGCGCGTGCACGCCCCCCTCGGTTCCGCGAATGCCGATGGTGCCGAGCGGCGTACCCAGCTTGAAGTTGTTCGGCTCAAACCGCGTTATCCTGCCGGTCAAAAACCGGCATGTTCCGGCCACCACATCCGCATCAAACCGTCCCTGATCCGCCTCGCCGGGTTCGTACACAACCTGGTTCACGGCCAGTTGGGTATGAGCGTCCATGGTGATTACCGTGCCGTCAAGGAACATCACCTGGAGAAAACTGTCCGCGCCCGTGGTCAGCAGGTCGGAACGATACAGCGCCTCTCCACGGTCCAGTGGATGAGCGGTTTCGCCACGAACAGCCACAGCGGTCCCCTTCAAACTCTGCACTTCCCCCACCGGTTCCTGCGCCGCTGAAGCCAGGCAGGGCATCAACAGAAACAAGAGGAGAACCAACCATCGGCACCACATGAACACCACCTCCGTAGGGAACAACCATTGTCCCGAGTCCATTGGATTATTCAGTACAGTATCAAGCACACCCTATAGTAGAGACCAAGGCTTCCACGCAAGCCGAATCCCGACATGGACCGGCCGCAACTGCGGCAATTGACCTGTGGATTTGCCCCTGGGGGATGTTCCATGGCGAGAACACCCCACACTTTTCAATGCCCCCCGGAGCAAACACCTACAACGGCTGGTCCAAGCCGCAAAGCGGGTCATTGGGATCGCAGGGCGCTCCCGCCCCCGGTTCCGGTGCATCCTGGCAACTGATGGCCGTGTACCCCCGGCAGTTGCTCTTGGTTCCGCCCGCATTCTTGGTTTGACAAACCACCTGCCCCTGGGAATCCACCAGGGATCCCTGCCAGTTCTGCACATTCCCCTGCGGCTGGGAAGGTGCCGGAGCCTTGCCGAGATCCGCACAGAACCGCGCCGGAACCTTGCCGTCCAGTGCGGAAGTAACCTGTCCGTTCAGCTTGACATAGCGATAGGTACGGTACGGCCCGTCCCGGCCCGAGGAAGAATAGGTCCATTCCAGCGGCCCGGGCGAGTCATCCTGCGAGTCCGCGTCTTCCGGTTCGCATCCGGGATCCCCGGGTTCGCAAGGCGGATCCTCCACCTCACAGGTGATGGACATATACACGTTGCAGGTTCCCCCGTCCGAGTCTCCCGGGCGACACATGACCTTGCCGCCCAGGTCGATGGTTTCTCCGTTGGTCCAGCCCACAAAGGGCGCGTTCTGGCTCTTGGCGGGCCTGCCGCCCACGCTGGAGCAAAACCGGGTCACCACGCGCAGCTTGTTGGCCTGGGTGAAGCCGAACCCCACAATGCCCTCTTCCGGATCCCGGATTCCCGGGGAATGGTATTGGTAGACATTGGGTTCAATCTGCACTTTTTCCGCGTACACGATTTCACCGCCCACCGTGGCCAGGGTCTGGCCCGATCCATCGGTGTCGTCCTGCGGCTCGGGCGGCGGCTCCTTGCGCAACGTCAGGATGATTTGCCGTGTGGCGCCGCCTTGGGCTGAAACAGTGACATTCTTAGATGCTGCAACATACTGATCCGCATCCGCTTCCACCGTATAGAAACCTTCCGTTACGTTATCGAACACTACGCTGCCGCCCTGCTGCATGCCAAAGGGCTTGGCATTGCGCGTGACCACGACCCTGGCACCGGAAATGGTGCCGCCCTCTTCATTGCGCACACGCACCTGGAGCGACGTGAACGGCGCGGCCAGTTGCAACCGAAGCGTCTGCGTGGTTCCATCGGACAGCCGCACCTCGCGCTCCAGCCGACCAGAGCCTGCATCGGACTCCGCAGTGAACACATGCTTCCCGGGCCGGACGCCTTCAAACCGCGCCGCGCCGGTGGGAGCGGCCTGTTCGTTTTCTCCATCCAGCTTGACGCGGGCACCGGCCACGGGTGACCCGTCCGGTCCCAGCACCATGACCCGCACATCCACACCACTCCGCGGCGACAGCCGCACCTTGTGCATTGGTTCCTCTATGGTGACGATAACTTCACGATCTTCCCCGGCCGGAAAATCGCGTGCTTCCGCGTGGAGATAGTACGCACCCAGGGCAAGATCCTGGAGCCGCACGTACCCATTGGCATCCGCCGCATGGCGCCGGGTCTCCCCGTCCGGTCCCTGCACCACCACCACGGACCCGGCAGGAACACGGCTTTGCGCATCGCGCACCACGGCCAAAATCCCTCCGGAAACCACAAACCGCAGAATATGCTCCAACGGCTCCGGGTCCGGTCCGCTCGGCCTGAGCTGGACATTGCCCGTGGCGGGCGGCAGTTCGGAATACACCGCGCTCACGGTCCAGCCCTCCGGCGGAGACGGCGGCATCCCCTCAAACAACGCCACCCCGTCTTGCCCGCTCACGCGCCGCACATCAGCCATGCGCACCTCGGCTCCGGCCAGCGGAGCGCCGTCCAGCCCGAGCACGGTCACCGCCACATCGGTGCGCCACGGTTCCAGCCCAAGGGTCAGCGGAGCGTCGTCCCGCGGCTCCGGGTCCAGGGCCACGTCCCGGAAGTCCCCGGGTTCATGTCCCTCGGCCTGGGCCTCAATACGCACAATAGACCCGGCAGGCACCTGCCGGAATACGGCTCTGCCGTCGTCCCCTGTCAGGGCGGTGAGGGAGGTTCCGGGCAAACGCAGGGTCAACCTTGCTCCGGCCACTGGCGGACCGGCGCTACCGTCCGGGTCGCCCGATCGGACCAGTACGGCATAATCCTTGGGCGGAAGCGGCTTGAGCACCACTTCATATTCCTCCGGCGAGGTGTCGCCCTTTGCCGGCGGCTGGGAAAAAATACGGATGGTCTCCGGGGCGTATCCCGTGGCCCGGGCCTGCACATCATGCCCGCCGTCCGGCAGGTGCAGCCCAGCCAGACCATAGCGGTTCGTGCCGCAGGGCTTGTTGCCATTGGTCTCCATGGAGCAGAGTTTGCCGTCCACGTACAGCGCCGCCCCCTCCAGAGGAACACTGTCGCCCTGTGGCGTGATTCCCTTGACCGTGACGAGCCGCACCCGGGAAAAAGCCGCGAACTGCACGGCCTCACGCTCCAGCACGGCACGAGCCACAGCAGCCCGCTCCCGGAGCACCCGGTCCGCCAGCTCCTGCTGGTAGCGCATGCGGAAGGTGTGGCCGATGTGTTCCAAGGCCTCTTCCCGCAACTTTTTGCCCATGTCCATGCGCTTCATCCGCTCGAACAAAGCGCGAATTTCCTGCTCCACGGCCCGCTCGTCCGATGCGGTCAGCGGCGTGTATCCGGTGCTATCCTTGTACTTTCGCTGGCGCATATCCCTGGAGCTGATCTCCGCCATGATGTCCACCATGTGCTTCTCATACCCCTGGACGAATCCGGCCTTGATTTCGATCCGGCTGGAAATATCTTTTTGCAGGGTAAAGGCGCGGCCATAATACTCCTTGCCGGGTTCGGCCTGGATGTGAATGACGCGCCCGGCAGCCTTGCCCGTGGCAGTACGGGAAGCCTTGGCAAAGTGCTCTGCGTCGAACTTCACGTCCTCGTACACGCCCGGGTCCACGCCATGGCGCTTCATGACCACGCGCAAGGCCACATCCGCTACCACGGGTTCGGGAATATGCGTCAGATTCCAGGCTGCCTCGTGCTCGAAAGTTCCCGCGCCCAGGCGGTGACTCTTGTAGACGTCATAAAACGTATCCGCCAGACCGGGGATAAAAACCCGGTCCCGGAAAAACTTCAGGGATTCATTGTAAAGGGTGAACAGGGTGTTCACCGTGGCCAGGGGCATGTATCCGGCCTTTTCATACTCCGAGGCCAGATAGCCCAAGCCGAAATCCACGATGGTCTTGAGCGCCTTATGGTAGCGTAACGGGTCGGACGGCCCGCTTGTGAGCGTATCCACAAGCACCATCACCGTCAGCGCGTTTTTAAAATGATCCGCACTGTCCGGCAGACTCTTTTCAAACGAAGTCCAGAGTTTGTAGCTCTGATCCACGGCGTCCACCCCAAGCTGGGTGTATTTGGCCGCGTCCGCCAGGGTCACGTCCCGGCTAAAGACCGTATCCCCCTTGCGCAGAACAACCTGCTGCGCCTGGCACGGCGTGGCGGCACAGGCAATGCCCAAAATAAACAAGGCCGTCAGCAGCCAACATCTTTTGCTTTTCGACCAATGATTCACGGCGTGTCCCTCCGGCTTGCGGGCGCGTACTCCCGGTGCAGAATACGTTCTCTTACCCGTCCTGTGGAACAGGGGTCAATGCCGGGGGAATCCGGGAGAATCCCCCATATCGCTCACATGGAACAATGCGGCTTTCTGCATTGCCGGGGTTGCAAAACCCCCTGTGCTCCGCTTGACCAACGAATCATGGGGAAAAACCGGATGCGGACTCCTTTTCGGCCATGGATTCCAAAAGGGCCAGTCCGGAAGTGATGTCCAGCACAGCTCGCTCCAGGGCGGGCAAATGCTCACGGGGGAGGGTGAGTTGATACTCCGCGTCCGCGCCGTACTGCTCCGCCGTGATTTGCGCTTCAAACTCGGGCAAAAGCCGCTGCACCGCATCCGCGTGCTCATAGGCGAGGATCACGCGCAGGGTCACGGTGTCCACCTTTTCCCGGCAGGGCAGATCCTCAAGGACCATCCGGGTCAGATCCGAATAGGCCCGAACCAGTCCCCCGGTGCCGAGTTTGATTCCCCCGAAGTACCGGGTCACCACCACGACCACTTCGCCAACATCGCCATGCAGCAGCACGTTGAGCATGGGTCGTCCTGCCGTGCCGTGCGGCTCTCCATCGTCGCTCTGCCCGATATGCGCGCTGTCGCCGGGCGGTCCCGCGGCAAAGGCCCAGCAATTGTGTGTGGCGTCGGCATGGCGTTCCCGCACGGATGCGATAAACGCTTTGGCCTGTTCCTGGTCCGGGGCATGCGCGGCCGTGGCCAAAAACCGGCTTCGCCGGATGGTCAGCTCCACCTGATGGGGTTGGGAAGGAATGCGATATCGACCGTTCATGCCCGGCACGTAGCCCCCGGGTGCGTTCCGGTCAACCGCGGGGAATCACTCACCGTCCTGTTCCCGGAGCTTTCCGGGCAATAGACCGTAAAACCCGCCACCGGAACGGGCCGTGAACCGCCAGCCCAGATGCTCGCCGCATCGGGCGCAGAGCATGATCTGCCATTCATGCCCGGGAAACCAGCTGAATTCGGAATACCGTTCCCCTTCGGGCGTCAGGCCCGTGGCCAGGGAAAAACAGCCCACTTCAAAGACCACGCCATGCGGATTGCAGAACACATGCATATGCTTGCCATCCACACGGCAACGGGCTTCAGGGCGCGTCACGGCCTGATCACACAGGGCGCAGCACAGAACTCGCCCCGAAAACCCTTCCAGCTCCGCATCGGTCCCGGTTTCGGGGCATTCGGCCCGCTTTCCCCTGACCAAAGGCAGGCCCGGCCTCGGCTTGAGATCCGCCAATCCCGGCCTCTCCGTCGGCATCATCACGGGCTGTCCTCCTCGCGCCAAGGGTCGTTCATGCGGTCCATCAGGGACTAGGCATCCACTCCATTCCCGCCATACCCGATTTATTTCGCGCTGCATAGGCAACAACGTATATGCCGTTGCATGGTCTTGACCCCGTGGAAGGAGCCGAGCACAATGTGATCATGCC encodes the following:
- a CDS encoding IS5 family transposase (programmed frameshift), with product MPKPAHRRHDISNKVWKKLEPHLPGRKGSWGGLARDNRQFINAVFWVMRTGAPWRDLPPDFGGWSNTHRRFIRWRDKGVWEKLLEILIDEPDYEWLMIDASHCKVHPHAAGARGGNQDMSRTKGGFNTKLHLAVDAHGMPLRIIATKGTAADCSQAIALIEGFSAQKLLADRGYDSDKIVTQSMLQGMEPVIPPRRHRKKPRHYDAEAYKIRHLVENAFLYLKQWRGVATRYAKNTASFLAAVHIRCIFLWASIS
- a CDS encoding PAS domain S-box protein — its product is MPRIVPRIKVIVFLLSLLLAGLLYVLFLGVQNPAPDYTAQERDWLRLHGDKLEILSGYQAPPNAYTDDKGRYVGLLVDYFREIESNIGVSIRFRMFETWEEMMVYSRENGGFLVVGIAETAERRKHLKFTKPFLKVPYIIVVRDSSNVQTMADLRGKTVCTVSGYAVNEYLEQRYPEISVAGEKDNLAGLRAVASGKYEAMIVNQAYASYLIEEQALTNLRLSGDSGYINYLSAATSRTDDMLFSIVSKAVDHIPEDRHRELFREWVYRGPGYVHLTEQTVNFLWAAFVLVVASGVLFWVLLQSLRATVRRQTVTIRQDYERLKSAEQALREQESQLRNALERLTFHVHNTPLGVIEWDSEGRVKGWSPRAEAIFGWTESEVIGKRNEDWLFTHEQDMDEVRKGIQSLLHGGVSQTMSENRNYAKDGSVLHCRWYNSALRDTQGRLVSVLSLVENITEGKKSEKELIRAKNAAEAASAAKSEFLANMSHEIRTPLNGIQGMLQLLQTTGMSADQEEYVEKAIGSTRRLGQLLADVLHLALLEAGKVSVEHKTFQIRTVFEAIRELYEPTARDRRLHFHVHCDEHIAENVVGDAVRLRQLLMHLVGNAVKFTPVGGRVAVRAEALPSLRKGRLRVLLHVGDNGVGMTDKVLESVVTRLKPTKRCT
- a CDS encoding cereblon family protein, encoding MMMPTERPGLADLKPRPGLPLVRGKRAECPETGTDAELEGFSGRVLCCALCDQAVTRPEARCRVDGKHMHVFCNPHGVVFEVGCFSLATGLTPEGERYSEFSWFPGHEWQIMLCARCGEHLGWRFTARSGGGFYGLLPGKLREQDGE
- a CDS encoding MSCRAMM family protein — protein: MNHWSKSKRCWLLTALFILGIACAATPCQAQQVVLRKGDTVFSRDVTLADAAKYTQLGVDAVDQSYKLWTSFEKSLPDSADHFKNALTVMVLVDTLTSGPSDPLRYHKALKTIVDFGLGYLASEYEKAGYMPLATVNTLFTLYNESLKFFRDRVFIPGLADTFYDVYKSHRLGAGTFEHEAAWNLTHIPEPVVADVALRVVMKRHGVDPGVYEDVKFDAEHFAKASRTATGKAAGRVIHIQAEPGKEYYGRAFTLQKDISSRIEIKAGFVQGYEKHMVDIMAEISSRDMRQRKYKDSTGYTPLTASDERAVEQEIRALFERMKRMDMGKKLREEALEHIGHTFRMRYQQELADRVLRERAAVARAVLEREAVQFAAFSRVRLVTVKGITPQGDSVPLEGAALYVDGKLCSMETNGNKPCGTNRYGLAGLHLPDGGHDVQARATGYAPETIRIFSQPPAKGDTSPEEYEVVLKPLPPKDYAVLVRSGDPDGSAGPPVAGARLTLRLPGTSLTALTGDDGRAVFRQVPAGSIVRIEAQAEGHEPGDFRDVALDPEPRDDAPLTLGLEPWRTDVAVTVLGLDGAPLAGAEVRMADVRRVSGQDGVALFEGMPPSPPEGWTVSAVYSELPPATGNVQLRPSGPDPEPLEHILRFVVSGGILAVVRDAQSRVPAGSVVVVQGPDGETRRHAADANGYVRLQDLALGAYYLHAEARDFPAGEDREVIVTIEEPMHKVRLSPRSGVDVRVMVLGPDGSPVAGARVKLDGENEQAAPTGAARFEGVRPGKHVFTAESDAGSGRLEREVRLSDGTTQTLRLQLAAPFTSLQVRVRNEEGGTISGARVVVTRNAKPFGMQQGGSVVFDNVTEGFYTVEADADQYVAASKNVTVSAQGGATRQIILTLRKEPPPEPQDDTDGSGQTLATVGGEIVYAEKVQIEPNVYQYHSPGIRDPEEGIVGFGFTQANKLRVVTRFCSSVGGRPAKSQNAPFVGWTNGETIDLGGKVMCRPGDSDGGTCNVYMSITCEVEDPPCEPGDPGCEPEDADSQDDSPGPLEWTYSSSGRDGPYRTYRYVKLNGQVTSALDGKVPARFCADLGKAPAPSQPQGNVQNWQGSLVDSQGQVVCQTKNAGGTKSNCRGYTAISCQDAPEPGAGAPCDPNDPLCGLDQPL
- a CDS encoding FecR family protein; the protein is MWCRWLVLLLFLLMPCLASAAQEPVGEVQSLKGTAVAVRGETAHPLDRGEALYRSDLLTTGADSFLQVMFLDGTVITMDAHTQLAVNQVVYEPGEADQGRFDADVVAGTCRFLTGRITRFEPNNFKLGTPLGTIGIRGTEGGVHAPAGNPAYGPQLDRNIGSAGTGWDQPSPDVQRQTISHINGSVNRPMQFTDLFGKQQEVQRGRSLDADAQQGAGQPRSMNQRDRDTYSGSDFHTSATTPKAFRATFDGYGSGPGASNKPGGGSGGDGPGGSGSGHGGGHGGGQGGGTGP
- a CDS encoding YigZ family protein, with the protein product MNGRYRIPSQPHQVELTIRRSRFLATAAHAPDQEQAKAFIASVRERHADATHNCWAFAAGPPGDSAHIGQSDDGEPHGTAGRPMLNVLLHGDVGEVVVVVTRYFGGIKLGTGGLVRAYSDLTRMVLEDLPCREKVDTVTLRVILAYEHADAVQRLLPEFEAQITAEQYGADAEYQLTLPREHLPALERAVLDITSGLALLESMAEKESASGFSP